A single uncultured Methanolobus sp. DNA region contains:
- the msrB gene encoding peptide-methionine (R)-S-oxide reductase MsrB produces MDDMENTADTAKAIEKSDKQWKELLTKDQFIVLRQKGTEAPFTGKYYANKEKGIYLCAACGQELFSSDTKYDSGTGWPSFFKPVSEDKVSLKEDHSHFMERIEVVCSRCGSHLGHVFDDGPAPTGKRYCMNSISLDFKKEE; encoded by the coding sequence ATGGATGATATGGAAAATACGGCAGATACAGCAAAGGCTATTGAAAAATCGGATAAGCAGTGGAAAGAGCTGCTCACAAAAGACCAGTTCATTGTATTAAGGCAGAAAGGCACAGAAGCACCTTTTACGGGAAAATACTATGCAAATAAGGAAAAGGGAATCTATCTTTGCGCAGCCTGTGGTCAGGAATTGTTCAGTTCAGATACAAAGTATGATTCCGGCACTGGATGGCCAAGTTTCTTCAAACCTGTTTCTGAGGATAAAGTCTCGCTTAAAGAGGACCACAGTCATTTCATGGAACGGATAGAGGTTGTATGCAGCCGATGTGGAAGCCACCTTGGTCATGTCTTTGATGACGGACCGGCTCCAACCGGTAAAAGGTATTGTATGAATTCAATCTCA